A genomic region of Fusarium falciforme chromosome 4, complete sequence contains the following coding sequences:
- a CDS encoding FHA domain-containing protein, with amino-acid sequence MASDEERDVKRSRQWYDDQDQKPKEKDRRSRHSDRDSGRRDRRRSRDRRDRRRSRTPDAPRRRSRSRDRDRDRTREHRRHRSRDDRGSRRSRRDDDDGDNKQVAKRSPVRRSGPLPSQEDSFAITNGEEPEKPKEKPNYGTTGVLAAASNSVAQADGSSITLKYHEPAEARKPSPRDQWRLFVFKGGDIVDTIDLGARSCWLVGREMAVVDLPAEHPSISKQHAVIQFRYTEKRNEFGDKIGKVKPYLIDLESANGTVLNDEKVPDSRYLELRDKDMMQFGHSTREYVIMLAPRE; translated from the coding sequence ATGGCATCAGACGAAGAGCGCGACGTTAAACGCAGCCGGCAATGGTATGACGATCAAGATCAGAAACCTAAAGAGAAGGATCGTCGATCAAGGCATTCGGACCGCGACTCTGGCCGCCGAGACCGCCGGAGATCACGCGACAGACGCGACAGGCGACGCTCAAGAACTCCCGATGCTCCACGTCGGAGATCACGCAGCCGTGATCGCGATCGAGACCGTACCCGCGAACACAGACGTCACCGATCACGAGACGACCGAGGCTCACGACGCAGCCGccgcgacgacgacgatggagacAACAAGCAGGTTGCAAAGCGCAGCCCGGTGAGGCGGTCGGGCCCTCTTCCATCCCAGGAGGACTCTTTTGCCATTACAAATGGGGAGGAGCCCGAGAAACCCAAGGAGAAACCCAACTACGGTACTACGGGCGTCTTGGCCGCCGCGTCCAACTCGGTGGCACAGGCAGACGGCTCGTCCATCACGCTCAAGTACCACGAGCCCGCTGAAGCCCGCAAGCCCTCGCCCCGCGACCAGTGGAGGCTCTTCGTCTTCAAGGGAGGCGACATTGTCGACACGATTGACCTGGGCGCGAGGAGCTGCTGGCTCGTCGGGCGGGAGATGGCTGTTGTCGACTTGCCCGCCGAGCACCCCAGCATCAGCAAGCAGCACGCCGTGATCCAGTTCCGCTACACCGAGAAGAGGAACGAGTTTGGTGACAAGATTGGCAAGGTCAAGCCGTACCTGATTGACCTCGAGAGCGCCAACGGCACCGTTTTGAACGATGAAAAGGTACCCGACAGCAGGTACCTGGAGCTCAGGGACAAGGACATGATGCAGTTTGGCCACAGTACAAGAGAATACGTTATCATGCTCGCACCACGGGAATAA
- a CDS encoding MFS domain-containing protein, translating into MTANLEKTGAEHFDGENNDLAHLANQEEHEMGKIESIRKYPLAFLWSIYAVWCILLVSFENQAAGNIIGIPEFRKDFGYKFGTDYVLHADWQSAFQGGPVASGIVGALGCGAIADWLGRRAVIIICLVITYAAITMEFVATTNAVFFGGKFLNGFAVGALASVTVSYIGEITPMALRGMLTCLSALAYTLGPFAVSLIVNETGTYDSRWAYRAVFCAQYGFAVVSTVFVFFMPESPWWLVSKGQQDRALKSLARLGSKGEEGQKRLAAINKTLEEIKAETEGATYFECFRKSNLRRTIISIAPLCIQSLSGIMFAASYSTYYMQLAGYTTSESFKLQIVQQAISMIGNIMSWYLVDRMGRRNLTFYGLLILTVILFVMAALATVATPGAIKGTVAMILLYCWWYNVTIGATAYTVLCEVSTSRLRVKTVAIGLAAQNALNMMWSFVLPFMFNPDKANMGAKVGFVFGGLAVISLVFLWFYLPETANRTYEELDEMFTKGVPARKFKEHKPDAQANGEAVKTAYDADAK; encoded by the exons ATGACGGCAAACCTCGAAAAGACGGGTGCCGAGCACTTTGACGGCGAGAACAATGATCTCGCCCACCTGGCCAACCAGGAGGAGCACGAGATGGGCAAGATCGAGTCCATCAGAAAGTACCCCCTCGCTTTCCTCTGGTCCATCTACGCCGTCTGGTGTATCCTGCTCGTGTCGTTCGAGAACCAGGCTGCTGGTAACATCATCGGTATCCCCGAGTTTCGAAAGGACTTTGGATACAAGTTCGGAACCGACTATGTGCTTCATGCCGACTGGCAGAGCGCTTTCCAGGGCGGCCCTGTTGCTTC AGGTATCGTCGGTGCTCTTGGCTGCGGTGCCATCGCCGATTGGCTAGGCCGTCGCGCTGTCATCATCATTTGCCTTGTTATCACTTATgctgccatcaccatggaaTTCGTTGCTACCACCAACGCCGTCTTCTTTGGTGGCAAGTTCCTCAATGGCTTTGCTGTTGGTGCTCTGGCTTCTGTGACTGTGTCATATATTGGAGAG ATTACTCCCATGGCCCTCCGAGGTATGCTCACCTGTTTGTCCGCCCTCGCCTACACACTCGGACCCTTTGCCGTCTCCCTCATCGTCAACGAGACGGGCACGTACGACAGCCGCTGGGCGTACAGAGCCGTCTTTTGCGCTCAGTACGGCTTTGCCGTCGTCTCCACCGTTTTCGTCTTTTTCATGCCCGA ATCTCCCTGGTGGCTCGTCTCCAAGGGCCAGCAAGATCGCGCCCTCAAGTCTCTCGCCCGCCTTGGAAGCAAAGGTGAGGAGGGCCAGAAGCGTCTTGCCGCCATCAACAAGACCcttgaggagatcaaggccgagaCCGAGGGTGCCACATACTTTGAGTGTTTCCGCAAGTCCAACCTACGTCGAACCATCATCTCGATCGCCCCCCTGTGCATCCAATCCCTCTCGGGCATTATGTTTGCAGCTTCATACTCAACCTACTACATGCAGCTTGCCGGATACACAACCAGCGAGAGCTTCAAGCTTCAGATTGTGCAGCAGGCTATCTCCATGATTGGAAACATCATGTCCTGGTATCTGGTCGACCGCATGGGCCGTCGAAACCTCACTTTTTAcggcctcctcatcctcaccgtcatcctcttcgtcaTGGCAGCCCTGGCTACCGTCGCAACCCCCGGGGCCATCAAGGGCACAGTGGCCATGATTTTGCTGTACTGCTGGTGGTATAACGTCACCATCGGAGCCACGGCCTATACCGTTCTGTGCGAGGTGTCAACCTCCCGCCTGCGTGTCAAGACTGTCGCCATCGGTCTGGCGGCCCAGAACGCTCTCAACATGATGTGGAGTTTCGTCCTGCCCTTCATGTTCAACCCAGACAAGGCCAACATGGGAGCCAAGGTCGGTTTCGTCTTTGGCGGCCTGGCCGTGATCAGCCTTGTCTTCCTGTGGTTCTATCTCCCCGAGACCGCCAACCGCACCTACGAGGAACTCGATGAGATGTTCACCAAGGGTGTCCCAGCCAGGAAGTTCAAGGAACATAAGCCTGATGCTCAGGCCAATGGCGAAGCTGTCAAGACGGCTTATGATGCTGATGCGAAATGA
- a CDS encoding Aldo-ket-red domain-containing protein, protein MAPSAITPETSPEREIYVKKPVEQTQVRSHSGSVSSVKLNDGNYIPQVALGVYKAPNGQETEDAVTAALDAGYRHIDSAARYANEEACGRAIRRWLEKTGTPREDVYICSKLWDSDHGYEATFEALCTSLEKFGLDYLDLYLIHSPAQDEEKRLESWRALETAQKLGKVRSIGVSNFGAAHMENLLENARVPPAVNQVEVHPFCQRQTLVELCNKHGIKIEAYSPLARGNKLEDPTIVEIANKYGRTPAQILLNWSAARGNVVLPKSLTPHRIESNLNSFDFKLAAGDIARIDALEENYVTGSMHKSKD, encoded by the coding sequence ATGGCTCCCTCCGCTATCACCCCCGAGACCTCTCCCGAGCGTGAGATCTATGTCAAGAAGCCCGTTGAGCAGACACAGGTCCGCAGCCACTCTGGCTCCGTCTCCTCCGTCAAGCTCAACGACGGCAACTACATTCCCCAGGTCGCCCTCGGCGTTTACAAGGCCCCCAACGGCCAGGAGACCGAGGACGCTGTCACTGCCGCGCTGGACGCTGGCTACCGCCACATCGATTCTGCCGCCCGATATGCCAACGAGGAGGCTTGCGGTCGTGCCATCCGCCGCTGGCTCGAGAAGACCGGTACTCCTCGTGAGGACGTCTACATCTGCTCCAAGCTCTGGGACTCTGACCACGGCTATGAGGCTACCTTTGAGGCTCTCTGCACCTCGCTGGAGAAGTTTGGTCTCGACTATCTCGACCTTTACCTGATCCACTCCCCTGCTcaagatgaggagaagcgCCTGGAGAGCTGGCGTGCTCTGGAGACTGCCCAGAAGCTCGGCAAGGTTCGATCCATTGGCGTCTCCAACTTTGGAGCTGCCCACATGGAGAATCTCCTGGAGAACGCCCGCGTTCCCCCTGCCGTCAACCAGGTCGAGGTCCACCCCTTCTGCCAGCGCCAAACCCTCGTCGAGCTCTGCAACAAGCACGGCATCAAGATCGAGGCTTACTCTCCTCTGGCCCGTGGCAACAAGCTTGAGGACCCTACCATTGTTGAGATTGCCAACAAGTATGGCAGGACCCCTGCCCAGATCCTTCTCAACTGGAGCGCTGCTCGCGGCAACGTTGTCCTGCCCAAAAGCTTGACTCCCCACCGCATTGAGAGCAACCTCAACAGCTTCGACTTTAAGCTCGCTGCTGGCGACATTGCCCGCATCGACGCCCTTGAAGAGAACTATGTCACTGGCTCCATGCACAAATCCAAGGACTGA